In the Nymphalis io chromosome 2, ilAglIoxx1.1, whole genome shotgun sequence genome, one interval contains:
- the LOC126776685 gene encoding cytochrome P450 6B7-like, with amino-acid sequence MLLILVIISLLVAFIYVKYNSNYWKKRGVVQVDGLLSKFIWSNRSISEIYKDLCNEYVKDSYIGVFFGTKPALIIKDVRDIQYVMQGNFESFYSRGIISNPNDILADNVLFMSDYRRWKLLRHKLSPIFTSLKIKNMFYIMERCARDFVKFVDSDEYVPDNTFNALYTYTTACIGATLFGIDTQTKNTMESPFLEMTRESIEPSLVGNLKFTLASISPTLFNLFNLKQFGKYEDFFIGTVKRVFERRRNDKQKRHDFVDMCLELQKQGTMRDPVTGYEIEATDEVLAAQAFFFFLAGVDTSATVMHFALLELASNKDIINKVHEEIDRVFNECDEKLTYDDIDKLEYLDMVMSETMRKYPPIGAIQRSCAKSTVLPTGQVKVIKDDIIVIPIFAVHRDEKLYPNPEVFDPERFSSENISKIIKFSYLPFGEGNRMCLGTRFARVQVKSGLAWLLRKYTLKEEKYEPRSFAPSFFSLRDSRVNFKLISRN; translated from the exons ATGTTGTTAATTCTCGTTATAATTTCCTTATTAGTGGCAttcatatatgtaaaatataatagtaattattggAAGAAACGTGGAGTTGTTCAAGTTGATGGGTTGTTATCTAAATTTATTTGGAGTAATCGATCGATATCAGAAATCTACAAGGATTTATGCAATGAATACGTAAAAGATTCTTATATTGGAGTATTTTTCGGAACAAAACCCGCACTCATAATTAAAGATGTGCGCGACATTCAATACGTTATGCAGGGGAATTTCGAAAGTTTCTACAGTCGTGGTATTATAAGCAATCCTAATGATATTTTAGCagataacgttttatttatgaGTGATTATCGTCGCTGGAAACTGTTGCGGCACAAACTTTCGCCTATATTTACGAGTCTGAAgataaaaaacatgttttacaTTATGGAAAGATGTGCTCgagattttgttaaatttgttgACAGTGACGAGTATGTACCCGATAACACTTTTAATGCGTTGTATACTTACACAACAGCTTGTATTGGAGCTACATTATTTGGTATCGACACTCAAACTAAGAATACTATGGAATCCCCATTCTTAGAAATGACACGCGAATCAATTGAACCATCTTTGGTCGGCAATTTGAAGTTCACCCTTGCAAGCATATCACCgactttgtttaatttgttcaaCTTAAAACAGTTTGGTAAATACGAAGATTTTTTCATAGGCACTGTAAAGAGAGTATTTGAAAGACGGAGAAATGATAAACAAAAAAGACATGATTTCGTTGACATGTGTTTGGAATTGCAAAAACAAGGAACAATGAGAGATCCCGTAACTGGTTACGAAATAGAAGCAACGGATGAAGTTCTAGCAGCACAagctttctttttctttttagcTGGTGTTGATACATCAGCTACAGTTATGCATTTTGCTTTACTTGAATTGGCAAGTAACAaggacataataaataaagttcatGAAGAAATTGACAGAGTTTTTAACGAATGTGATGAAAAATTGACCTATGATGATATTGATAAATTAGAATATTTGGACATGGTCATGAGTGAAACAATGAGAAAATATCCTCCAATCGGTGCTATTCAAAGGAGTTGTGCAAAGTCTACAGTTTTACCTACGGGGCaagtaaaagttataaaagaCGATATTATTGTAATACCAATTTTTGCGGTGCATAGAGATGAAAAGCTGTACCCTAATCCAGAAGTATTCGATCCAGAACGTTTTTCATcggaaaatatatcaaaaattattaaatttagttatttaccaTTTGGTGAAGGAAACCGTATGTGCTTAG GAACAAGATTTGCACGTGTACAAGTCAAGTCGGGCTTGGCGTGGCTACTTCGTAAATACACACTGAAGGAGGAGAAATATGAACCAAGATCGTTCGCACCCAGTTTTTTCAGTCTAAGGGATAGTAgagttaatttcaaattaatttctagaaattaa